A stretch of the Phyllopteryx taeniolatus isolate TA_2022b chromosome 5, UOR_Ptae_1.2, whole genome shotgun sequence genome encodes the following:
- the agbl2 gene encoding cytosolic carboxypeptidase 2: protein MAGPVIRNWWNTYQLDKSDTNDSNREEDKEDVAGKRQLSISQTLRTRQLRVEFDGGRPVFSLRAPLDLVQFPSISCPRWPVECEVVSNAIHHIEWEPPRPEPFYHPTGHEKIPFPPGEESRQLVYCIDQDNKCPYFTCSRVGGSRVSVTSTCSSANDVHQTDLSLEFESRFESGNLQKAVQVGPYDYELTLQTDMYTSKHTQWFYFRVRNMKAGVTYRFTIVNLMKRRSLYSQGMKPLLYSERAAKENTVGWKRTGSNIIYYRSQNAKDTNESKALYSLAWTLHFPYESDTCYIAHCYPYTYSDLQRYLRHISSNPAVVSFCKVRVLCHSLAGNAVYVLTVTSRAGDQEDEGKTKRAVVVTARVHPGETNASWLMEGFLDFLLGNSDDAQLLRDTFVFKVVPMLNPDGVVVGNYRCSLAGRDLNRNYKTMLRDSFPCVWHTRNMVEKLMKQTDVVLYCDFHGHNRKNNVFMYGCNNRDDDSPKLQERVFPLMLSKNVRNKFSFKSCKFQVQRSKEGTGRVAMWRLGIKNSYTMEVTFGGSTLGDRKGTHFTTQDLKSLGFCFCDTLLDYCDPDPMKVTYCLKELAALLRDEVRQLGKELDTDFSVFDLESGTSGSNSSDSDGLPLHLLAQPQTEHAEQSPVKNKKKMTRKERNRLKSRIQPVQQVQHIESDFPQEIENAQKESIQESPLRRHGRKWKVNIPARKSVIPTANTDHAGISHVTLWQGFEPLKGTCQEDVRAEEDMRCKKRACANLNTYAAISPHRDQQRDRAQWRYSSKLLQLSALLQRPPRFLHPAQQHLQQLQHQYHHHLQQHHHQQPQHYLQQPHYHRHHQPQHYNRHLHQQQLQQQHPHPHQQQQQQQHCVARLSPFGGTSDSLRRPMFDIVPTRRLPSSIAGDDNHCRDRNSSMTPNRYYVHQDLPAALADKPNTKWRDEREEGAFTEVGLLKHLPFRELNRRDLVSEICQRKPISHPNFFVPVLRYTDLQGHRLSESTLEKGPKVVLPPVAKPSASTGWHHR, encoded by the exons AGTGGGAACCTCCAAGGCCTGAACCTTTCTATCACCCAACTGGTCATGAGAAGATACCCTTTCCACCTGGGGAGGAGAGCAGACAACTTGTCTATTGCATTGACCAGG ACAATAAGTGTCCCTACTTCACATGCTCTCGTGTTGGAGGCTCACGGGTGTCTGTGACTAGCACCTGTTCTTCTGCTAACGACGTCCACCAGACAGACCTCTCACTGGAGTTTGAATCACGATTTGAGAGTGGAAACCTTCAGAAGGCCGTGCAAGT GGGTCCCTATGACTATGAACTCACCCTCCAGACAGACATGTACACCAGCAAACACACGCAGTGGTTTTACTTCAGAGTCAGGAACATGAAGGCCGGGGTGACCTACCGCTTCACTATTGTCAACTTGATGAAGCGCCGCAGCCTTTACTCCCAGGGCATGAAGCCTCTGCTCTACTCTGAGAGAGCTGCTAAGGAGAACACTGTTGGATGGAAACGTACTGGCTCCAACATCATATACTACCGCAGTCAG AATGCCAAGGATACCAATGAGTCAAAGGCCCTGTACTCGCTCGCATGGACTCTCCATTTCCCATATGAATCTGACACTTGCTACATCGCCCACTGCTACCCCTACACCTATTCAGACCTACAACGCTATCTTAGGCACATTTCATCCAACCCAGCAGTGGTGTCATTCTGCAAAGTGCGGGTGCTGTGCCACAGTCTGGCTGGCAACGCAGTGTATGTGCTGACAGTAACGTCACGGGCTGGCGACCAAGAAGACGAGGGCAAAACCAAGAGAGCTGTTGTGGTCACGGCCCGAGTACACCCGGGAGAAACCAATGCGTCCTGGTTGATGGAGGGATTCCTGGACTTCCTGCTCGGGAACTCTGATGATGCTCAACTTCTGCGGGACACCTTTGTTTTTAAG GTGGTGCCAATGCTGAACCCAGACGGTGTGGTGGTTGGCAATTACCGCTGTTCTCTGGCAGGCAGGGACCTCAACAGGAATTACAAGACTATGCTCAGGGATTCTTTCCCATGCGTATGGCACACCCGGAACATGGTGGAAAA ACTGATGAAGCAGACAGATGTAGTTCTCTACTGTGACTTTCATGGCCACAACCGTAAAAACAATGTCTTTATGTACGGTTGTAACAACCGAGACGATGATTCGCCAAAGCTTCAAGAAAGAGTTTTCCCTCTGATGCTGAGCAAGAATGTCAGAAACAAG TTCTCCTTCAAGAGCTGTAAATTCCAGGTGCAGAGAAGCAAAGAGGGAACGGGACGAGTCGCCATGTGGAGACTCGGTATAAAAAACAGCTACACTATGGAGGTCACCTTTGGAGGTTCCACGCTGG GTGATCGGAAGGGAACCCATTTTACCACTCAGGACCTTAAGTCGCTgggtttttgcttttgtgacaccttaCTTGACTATTGTGACCCCGATCCGATGAAG GTGACTTACTGTCTGAAAGAACTCGCAGCTCTGTTGAGAGATGAAGTCAGACAACTGGGCAAAGAATTGGATACCGACTTCTCTGTATTTGATTTGGAATCTGG CACAAGTGGTTCCAATAGTTCAGATTCTGATGGACTTCCATTACATTTGCTCGCACAGCCACAAACTGAACATGCAGAG CAATCTCCAGTCAAGAATAAGAAGAAAATGACTCGCAAAGAAAGAAACAGGCTGAAAAGTAGGATACAACCTGTACAACAAGTTCAACATATT GAGTCTGACTTTCCGCAGGAGATTGAGAATGCACAAAAAGAGAGCATCCAAGAAAGCCCACTTAGACGACACGGGAGAAAATGGAAG GTAAATATTCCAGCCAGGAAAAGCGTGATCCCTACAGCAAATACTGACCATGCAGGGATCAGTCATGTGACCCTTTGGCAAGGCTTTGAGCCTCTCAAG GGAACTTGTCAAGAAGACGTGAGGGCAGAAGAAGACATGCGTTGCAAGAAGAGAGCATGCGCAAACCTCAACACTTATGCAGCCATTTCACCTCATAGAG ACCAACAAAGAGACAGAGCACAGTGGAGATATTCATCAAAGCTGCTGCAACTCAGCGCTCTCCTTCAGCGACCTCCAAGATTCTTGCACCCGGCCCAGCAACACCTGCAGCAGCTTCAACATCAGTACCATCATCATCTACAgcaacatcatcatcagcagccgCAACATTATCTTCAGCAGCCGCATTACCATCGTCATCATCAGCCGCAGCATTATAATCGCCACCTTCATCAGCAGCAGCTACAGCAACagcatcctcatcctcatcaacagcagcagcagcagcagcattgcGTCGCTC GGCTATCACCCTTCGGTGGAACATCGGACAG TCTTCGTCGTCCCATGTTTGACATTGTTCCCACAAGGCGCCTGCCGTCCAGCATCGCCGGTGATGATAACCATTGCAGAGACAGAAATTCCTCAATGACGCCAAATCGTTACTACGTCCACCAGGATCTGCCCGCTGCACTTGCAGACAAACCCAACACCAAATGGCGAGACGAGAGAGAGGAAGGGGCTTTTACTGAAG ttGGATTGCTTAAACATCTCCCATTTCGAGAGCTTAACCGCCGAGATCTCGTCTCCGAAATCTGTCAGAGAAAGCCCATTTCACACCCCAATTTTTTTGTGCCTGTACTACGGTACACAGACCTGCAAGGACACAG ACTGAGCGAGTCAACTTTAGAAAAAGGACCAAAGGTTGTTTTACCCCCTGTAGCAAAGCCCTCCGCATCCACAGGGTGGCACCATAGGTGA
- the tmem17 gene encoding transmembrane protein 17B isoform X2 gives MDIPATIRRRLEDFSRNVFVEQREPGHTSSAHDRRVLSSLPLQMSLFFNMCFFPLWWISEIVMLRLKYSALPDYYKFILVTVLILMTVIEAIRLYLGYVGNLREKIAELAGFWLLSILLQLPQILFQLFNEAILVQPLERGIHIVLALFILTQAVAGFVALRDLVRHTGSQFHLRQFD, from the exons ATGGACATCCCGGCCACTATCCGACGACGTTTGGAGGACTTTTCCCGTAATGTCTTCGTGGAGCAGAGGGAGCCTGGCCACACGTCGTCAGCACACG ACAGACGCGTTTTGTCCAGTCTGCCGCTCCAGATGTCTCTGTTCTTCAACATGTGCTTCTTCCCCCTGTGGTGGATCAGTGAGATTGTCATGCTGCGCCTCAAA tATTCTGCTTTGCCTGACTACTACAAGTTCATCCTCGTAACTGTCCTCATCCTGATGACTGTGATTGAGGCCATCAGACTTTATCTCGGCTATGTGGGGAACCTGCGGGAAAAG ATTGCAGAGTTGGCTGGATTTTGGCTGCTGAGCATCTTGCTGCAGTTGCCACAAATCCTCTTTCAGCTCTTCAATGAAGCCATTCTCGTCCAGCCCTTGGAGAGAGGCATTCATATCGTTCTAGCGCTTTTCATCCTTACACAG GCGGTTGCTGGTTTTGTGGCTCTCCGGGACTTGGTCAGACATACAGGAAGTCAATTCCATCTCCGCCAGTTTGACTGA
- the tmem17 gene encoding transmembrane protein 17B isoform X3 yields MSLFDPVRPEGSKVTGIQCRFFVKVSFSNLQQKYSALPDYYKFILVTVLILMTVIEAIRLYLGYVGNLREKIAELAGFWLLSILLQLPQILFQLFNEAILVQPLERGIHIVLALFILTQAVAGFVALRDLVRHTGSQFHLRQFD; encoded by the exons ATGTCGCTTTTTGATCCTGTGcggcccgagggatcgaaggtcaccggcattcaatgtcgtttttttgtcaaagtgtccttttcaaatctgcagcagaag tATTCTGCTTTGCCTGACTACTACAAGTTCATCCTCGTAACTGTCCTCATCCTGATGACTGTGATTGAGGCCATCAGACTTTATCTCGGCTATGTGGGGAACCTGCGGGAAAAG ATTGCAGAGTTGGCTGGATTTTGGCTGCTGAGCATCTTGCTGCAGTTGCCACAAATCCTCTTTCAGCTCTTCAATGAAGCCATTCTCGTCCAGCCCTTGGAGAGAGGCATTCATATCGTTCTAGCGCTTTTCATCCTTACACAG GCGGTTGCTGGTTTTGTGGCTCTCCGGGACTTGGTCAGACATACAGGAAGTCAATTCCATCTCCGCCAGTTTGACTGA
- the tmem17 gene encoding transmembrane protein 17B isoform X1, with the protein MQRDNKTRLLSGRLIVEGWCWLVSMETGAAFAECEQEEEGRFFFFGVVCFVAFSVSIGRSKPWTSRPLSDDVWRTFPVMSSWSRGSLATRRQHTSPLRVCFFVFPDRRVLSSLPLQMSLFFNMCFFPLWWISEIVMLRLKYSALPDYYKFILVTVLILMTVIEAIRLYLGYVGNLREKIAELAGFWLLSILLQLPQILFQLFNEAILVQPLERGIHIVLALFILTQAVAGFVALRDLVRHTGSQFHLRQFD; encoded by the exons ATGCAACGGGACAACAAAACGCGACTTTTGAGCGGAAGGCTGATTGTTGAAGGCTGGTGTTGGCTGGTATCCATGGAGACGGGAGCAGCCTTTGCCGAGTGCGAACAGGAAGAGGAgggtcgcttttttttttttggggtggtgtgTTTTGTTGCGTTTAGCGTTAGCATCGGGCGCTCCAAGCCATGGACATCCCGGCCACTATCCGACGACGTTTGGAGGACTTTTCCCGTAATGTCTTCGTGGAGCAGAGGGAGCCTGGCCACACGTCGTCAGCACACG TCCCCTCTTCGTGTCTGCTTTTTTGTCTTCCCAGACAGACGCGTTTTGTCCAGTCTGCCGCTCCAGATGTCTCTGTTCTTCAACATGTGCTTCTTCCCCCTGTGGTGGATCAGTGAGATTGTCATGCTGCGCCTCAAA tATTCTGCTTTGCCTGACTACTACAAGTTCATCCTCGTAACTGTCCTCATCCTGATGACTGTGATTGAGGCCATCAGACTTTATCTCGGCTATGTGGGGAACCTGCGGGAAAAG ATTGCAGAGTTGGCTGGATTTTGGCTGCTGAGCATCTTGCTGCAGTTGCCACAAATCCTCTTTCAGCTCTTCAATGAAGCCATTCTCGTCCAGCCCTTGGAGAGAGGCATTCATATCGTTCTAGCGCTTTTCATCCTTACACAG GCGGTTGCTGGTTTTGTGGCTCTCCGGGACTTGGTCAGACATACAGGAAGTCAATTCCATCTCCGCCAGTTTGACTGA